A single region of the Longimicrobium sp. genome encodes:
- a CDS encoding hydrolase — MKMAGDDLLRLDPATTALVLIDLQRGIVARETAPHSSAAVVANAARLAERFRAAGAPVILVRVSYAPDGRDMLRPDIDDPPPVPPLPPGWDEIVPELGPRDGDVVVTKRNWGAFNGTDLELQLRRRGVRTIVLGGISTNFGVESTARNAMELAYAQVIVENATAAFSAEAHAFAFTTIFPRLARIRSTEQVLAALPTP, encoded by the coding sequence ATGAAGATGGCTGGGGATGATTTGCTGCGGCTCGATCCCGCGACGACGGCGCTGGTGCTGATCGACCTGCAGCGCGGGATCGTGGCGCGCGAGACGGCGCCGCACTCGTCCGCTGCGGTGGTGGCGAACGCGGCGCGGCTGGCGGAGCGCTTCCGCGCCGCCGGCGCGCCGGTGATCCTCGTCCGCGTGAGCTACGCGCCGGACGGGCGCGACATGCTGCGGCCGGACATCGACGACCCGCCGCCGGTACCGCCGCTCCCGCCCGGGTGGGACGAGATCGTGCCCGAGCTGGGCCCACGCGACGGCGACGTCGTCGTCACCAAGCGCAACTGGGGCGCCTTCAACGGCACCGACCTGGAGCTGCAGCTCCGCCGGCGCGGCGTGCGCACCATCGTCCTCGGCGGCATCTCCACGAACTTCGGCGTGGAGTCGACCGCGCGGAACGCGATGGAGCTGGCCTACGCGCAGGTGATCGTCGAGAACGCGACCGCCGCGTTCTCCGCCGAGGCGCACGCGTTCGCCTTCACCACCATCTTCCCGCGCCTGGCCCGCATCCGCTCCACGGAACAGGTACTCGCCGCCCTCCCCACACCATAG